A genomic segment from Mycoplasma sp. 1018B encodes:
- the aspS gene encoding aspartate--tRNA ligase has protein sequence MNSKKYNNAQINKKHLKQNITVHGFVANKRRFGELTFIDLRDKSGVIQCVFDQDIKVNKESTMQIYGEVVLRKSPNLNIPSGEIEIKVKNYKIFSQAKEELPFAIRDDIEVKEETRLKHRFLDLRRPKMLQNLLLRNKLIQIIRNYLYDKEFLSIETPVLAKSTPEGARDYLVATRNKAHFWALPQSPQLFKQLLMISGIEKYYQFAKCFRDEDGRKDRQPEFVQLDMEVAFTNVEDFQNLIEDMFYNVFKTLNIDIKPNNWLRYDYFEAIKNYGTDKPDFRYGYLLQDIDEFCLNTDFNIIKNAQAKRMLFVDNIINKKDFKDLEEIALKNKANILFYFTVENKEIIHSNFAHKVKEEVLKLIELNDYKSGSYFIVANTFKNASQALGAVRIALNDKFKYAKENEYHFSWIINWPMFEYDDDNQTWTAAHHPFTQFDHSLDELDKIKMEDIKAKSYDLVLNGFELGSGSARIFDKTTQEKMFNLIGMTKDKQENQFGWFLKAFEYGVPPHCGIGLGIERLLMILTKSESIRDVIAFPKNAKGQDMLMDAPSLVENEQLNDLYLEIKK, from the coding sequence ATGAATAGCAAAAAATATAATAATGCTCAAATTAATAAAAAGCATTTGAAACAAAATATTACTGTACATGGGTTTGTTGCTAATAAAAGAAGATTTGGTGAGTTAACTTTTATTGATTTAAGAGATAAAAGTGGAGTAATTCAATGTGTTTTTGATCAGGATATTAAAGTTAATAAGGAAAGCACAATGCAAATTTATGGAGAAGTTGTTTTAAGAAAATCTCCTAATTTAAATATTCCTTCTGGAGAAATAGAAATTAAAGTTAAAAATTATAAAATTTTTTCTCAAGCTAAGGAAGAATTACCTTTTGCTATAAGAGATGACATTGAAGTTAAAGAAGAAACTAGATTAAAGCATCGTTTTTTAGATTTAAGAAGACCTAAAATGCTTCAAAATTTACTTTTAAGAAATAAATTAATACAAATAATTAGAAATTATTTATATGATAAAGAATTTTTAAGTATAGAAACACCTGTTTTAGCAAAAAGTACTCCTGAAGGAGCTAGAGACTATTTAGTAGCCACAAGAAATAAAGCACACTTTTGAGCATTGCCACAAAGTCCTCAATTATTTAAACAATTATTAATGATTAGTGGAATTGAAAAATATTATCAATTTGCTAAATGTTTTAGAGATGAAGACGGTAGAAAAGATCGTCAACCAGAATTTGTTCAATTAGATATGGAAGTTGCTTTTACTAATGTTGAAGATTTCCAAAATCTCATAGAAGATATGTTTTATAACGTCTTTAAAACTCTAAATATAGATATAAAACCTAATAATTGATTACGTTATGATTATTTTGAAGCAATTAAAAATTATGGTACAGATAAACCTGATTTTAGATATGGTTATTTACTTCAAGATATTGATGAATTTTGTTTAAATACTGACTTTAATATTATTAAAAATGCGCAAGCAAAAAGAATGCTTTTTGTTGATAATATTATTAATAAAAAAGACTTTAAAGATTTAGAGGAAATTGCTCTAAAAAATAAAGCTAATATACTTTTTTATTTTACTGTCGAAAATAAAGAAATAATACATTCTAATTTTGCTCATAAGGTAAAAGAAGAAGTTTTGAAATTAATCGAATTAAATGATTATAAAAGTGGTTCATATTTTATTGTTGCTAACACTTTTAAAAATGCTTCACAAGCTTTAGGAGCTGTTAGAATAGCCTTAAATGACAAATTTAAATATGCAAAGGAAAATGAATATCATTTTTCATGAATAATTAATTGACCTATGTTTGAATATGATGATGATAATCAAACTTGAACAGCAGCACATCATCCTTTTACTCAATTTGATCATTCTTTAGATGAATTGGATAAAATTAAAATGGAAGACATTAAAGCTAAATCATATGACTTAGTTTTAAACGGATTTGAATTAGGCTCTGGTTCTGCTAGAATTTTTGATAAAACTACTCAAGAGAAAATGTTTAATTTAATTGGAATGACTAAAGACAAACAAGAAAACCAATTTGGTTGATTTTTAAAAGCTTTTGAATATGGAGTTCCTCCTCATTGCGGAATTGGTTTAGGTATTGAAAGATTGCTTATGATTTTAACAAAAAGTGAATCAATAAGAGATGTAATTGCTTTTCCTAAAAATGCAAAAGGACAAGATATGTTAATGGATGCGCCAAGTTTAGTAGAAAATGAGCAACTAAATGATTTATATTTAGAAATTAAAAAATAA
- the hisS gene encoding histidine--tRNA ligase, with translation MINKIKGTRDLGPKEAKLIEYIRREFLDKTKAYNFNWIDTPIMEYAELYKRSVQGSEIVKKEMYEFLDKSNRNIALRPEGTAGFVRALVEQKWLNNVKVTKFAYFGPMFRYEQPQKGRYRQFNQAGIEFISELNPYNDAEIVILANEILTTLNINFKLKINSIGTLEERKIYEQALREYLLPFKNQLSSLSQERLSNNVLRILDDKIDSQKEFVQKAPKIFDYLNNVSKKYFQEFITILKNNHINFEIDYSLVRGLDYYDQIVFEFINIAKNSAAQSTLIGGGRYSNLIAQLGGPNVSACGWGFGVDRCADVILEQNNKINLMEDYLDVLIASTTEENLPVLFSLTNELRKYGIRTEVIKKVEKNKKIFDKANKLQAKYLIFKDSFDTENIYVAKDLINNDKIKFAYTVDGYADLLEFLATNIEILENLELDEDEDE, from the coding sequence ATGATTAACAAAATTAAAGGTACTAGAGATTTAGGCCCAAAAGAAGCTAAATTAATTGAATATATAAGAAGAGAATTTTTAGATAAAACTAAAGCTTATAATTTTAATTGAATAGATACTCCAATCATGGAATATGCTGAACTTTACAAAAGAAGTGTTCAAGGCAGTGAAATAGTTAAAAAAGAAATGTATGAATTTTTAGACAAATCTAATCGTAATATAGCATTAAGACCCGAAGGCACAGCGGGCTTTGTAAGAGCTTTAGTAGAACAAAAGTGACTTAACAATGTAAAAGTGACTAAATTTGCTTATTTTGGACCAATGTTTCGTTATGAACAACCTCAAAAAGGTAGATATAGACAATTTAATCAAGCAGGAATTGAATTTATTAGTGAATTGAATCCTTACAATGATGCTGAAATAGTTATTTTAGCAAATGAAATTCTTACAACTTTAAATATTAATTTTAAATTAAAAATTAATTCAATTGGCACTTTAGAAGAAAGAAAAATATACGAACAAGCTTTAAGAGAATATTTATTACCTTTTAAAAATCAATTAAGCTCATTAAGTCAAGAAAGATTATCTAATAATGTTTTAAGAATACTTGATGATAAAATAGATTCTCAAAAGGAATTTGTGCAAAAAGCTCCTAAAATTTTTGATTATTTAAATAATGTTTCTAAAAAATATTTTCAAGAATTTATAACAATTTTAAAAAATAATCATATTAATTTTGAAATTGATTATTCTCTTGTGAGAGGTTTAGATTATTATGATCAAATAGTTTTTGAATTTATTAATATTGCAAAAAATTCAGCAGCTCAATCAACACTTATAGGTGGTGGTAGATATTCTAATTTAATCGCTCAATTAGGTGGACCTAATGTTTCAGCTTGTGGATGAGGTTTTGGAGTAGATCGTTGTGCAGACGTAATTTTAGAACAAAATAACAAAATAAATTTAATGGAAGATTATTTAGATGTATTAATTGCTTCTACTACTGAAGAAAATTTACCTGTCTTGTTTTCATTAACAAATGAATTAAGAAAATATGGTATTCGAACAGAAGTTATTAAAAAAGTTGAAAAAAATAAAAAAATTTTTGATAAAGCAAATAAATTACAAGCTAAATATTTAATTTTTAAAGATAGTTTCGATACTGAAAATATTTATGTAGCAAAAGATTTAATCAATAATGACAAAATTAAATTTGCTTATACTGTAGATGGTTATGCTGATTTATTAGAATTTTTAGCAACTAATATTGAAATTTTAGAAAATCTGGAATTAGACGAGGATGAGGATGAATAG
- a CDS encoding pseudouridine synthase: MKQENKTIWSLEKVITNYTEYSKKQAKELIKNKVVKVDNKILTQNVDFILGTNKLKINDIKYITDEFIYIALNKPKGYICTHDQGEGKLVYDLLPKNLQNISNLNTFGRLDKDTTGLLIISNDGKLNHKLTSPNKLCTKWYNAILDKDISSAELYKFQEGIILADGTICKSATAIYSSSKNKKNEVLVELAEGKYHQVRRMFASLGYKVLELNRERFANYFLDKKLSLGECKLITKEDLLSEKITIM; encoded by the coding sequence ATGAAACAAGAAAATAAAACTATTTGATCATTAGAAAAAGTTATAACTAATTACACAGAATATTCAAAAAAACAGGCCAAGGAATTAATAAAAAATAAAGTTGTTAAAGTAGATAATAAAATACTTACACAAAATGTTGATTTTATTTTAGGAACCAATAAATTAAAAATTAATGATATTAAATATATAACTGATGAATTTATCTACATAGCTTTAAATAAACCTAAAGGTTATATATGTACTCATGATCAAGGTGAAGGAAAATTAGTATATGATTTATTGCCTAAAAACTTACAAAATATTTCTAATTTAAACACTTTCGGACGTTTAGATAAAGATACTACTGGACTTTTAATTATTTCTAACGATGGCAAATTAAATCATAAATTAACATCTCCTAATAAACTTTGCACCAAGTGATATAACGCTATTTTAGATAAAGATATTTCTAGCGCAGAATTATATAAATTTCAAGAAGGAATTATTTTAGCTGATGGAACTATTTGCAAAAGTGCAACTGCCATTTATTCAAGTTCAAAAAATAAGAAAAATGAAGTTTTAGTGGAATTAGCAGAAGGAAAATATCATCAAGTAAGAAGAATGTTTGCAAGTTTAGGATATAAAGTTTTAGAGTTGAATAGAGAAAGATTTGCTAACTATTTTTTAGATAAAAAATTGTCTTTAGGCGAATGTAAATTAATTACTAAAGAAGATTTATTATCAGAAAAAATTACAATAATGTAA
- the obgE gene encoding GTPase ObgE — protein MARFIDQIKIILQAGKGGDGMISFRREAHVDKGGPDGGDGGRGGNIYFVGDPGKNTLLSLYGNKKIVAQDGINGGPKNLYGAAGKDTYVKVPLGTIVYQNEKIVADIIEAKEYLVAKGGQGGRGNMKFKTARNTAPRISENGSKGEKYEANIILKVMSDVGIVGKPSAGKSTLLSALSNAKAKIAEYEFTTLVPQLGLVKYYDNSFTIADLPGLIKGASLGKGLGIQFLKHIERCRVIAHIIDFGDEFKDPLIDYETIVEELKAYSLNLEKKPQLVIANKSDLPAFKNNLKLFKHKYPNLQVIEISAIEKNNLDELKQTLTKLLEENKLMPVEQENEEKIIEIKLEPDFKILHPYQGFFEIIGPKIKLIYEKNPINTYDNLLRFNQKLKNLGVWDELLKLNIETGDTVRIFDYEFEWDGIF, from the coding sequence ATGGCAAGATTTATTGATCAAATAAAAATAATATTACAAGCTGGCAAAGGTGGCGATGGTATGATTTCTTTTAGAAGAGAAGCTCACGTTGATAAAGGTGGTCCCGATGGTGGTGATGGAGGACGAGGAGGCAATATTTATTTTGTAGGTGATCCTGGTAAAAATACTTTATTATCTCTTTATGGCAATAAAAAAATAGTTGCTCAAGATGGAATAAACGGTGGACCTAAAAATTTATACGGTGCCGCAGGAAAAGATACCTATGTTAAAGTACCCTTAGGTACAATTGTTTATCAAAATGAAAAAATTGTTGCTGATATTATTGAAGCTAAAGAATATTTGGTTGCTAAAGGCGGTCAAGGTGGCAGAGGTAATATGAAATTTAAAACAGCCCGCAATACTGCTCCTAGAATAAGTGAAAATGGAAGTAAGGGCGAAAAATACGAAGCAAATATTATTTTAAAAGTGATGTCTGATGTTGGTATAGTAGGCAAACCCAGTGCAGGTAAAAGCACATTATTAAGTGCTTTAAGTAATGCCAAAGCCAAAATAGCTGAATATGAATTTACAACGTTAGTGCCACAATTAGGCTTAGTTAAATATTATGATAATTCTTTTACTATAGCAGATTTGCCTGGTTTAATTAAAGGAGCATCTTTAGGTAAAGGTTTGGGGATTCAATTTTTAAAGCATATTGAAAGATGTCGTGTAATAGCACATATTATTGATTTTGGGGATGAATTCAAAGATCCATTAATTGATTATGAAACTATTGTTGAAGAATTAAAAGCTTATAGTTTAAATTTAGAAAAAAAACCACAATTAGTTATTGCTAATAAATCTGATTTACCAGCATTTAAAAATAATCTTAAATTATTTAAACATAAATATCCAAATTTACAAGTTATTGAAATTAGCGCAATTGAAAAAAATAATTTAGATGAATTAAAACAAACATTAACAAAATTACTAGAAGAAAATAAATTAATGCCAGTTGAACAAGAAAATGAAGAAAAAATTATAGAAATTAAATTAGAACCAGATTTTAAAATTTTACATCCTTATCAAGGTTTTTTTGAAATTATTGGTCCAAAAATAAAATTAATTTATGAAAAAAATCCTATTAATACTTATGATAATTTACTTAGATTTAATCAAAAATTAAAAAATTTAGGTGTTTGAGATGAATTATTAAAATTAAATATCGAAACAGGCGATACTGTAAGAATATTTGATTATGAATTTGAATGAGATGGTATTTTTTAA
- a CDS encoding HAD family hydrolase, which produces MKKQPIIFSDVDGTIYTRDAYVSNFNLDIIKRDDISFNIATGNPICPRMLKLAKLTNADYVIGSSGVQIYDFKNAKFIKEKYLDKETVKTIFKIFKDLNVSAAAWSSEIFYIFREEDKEFLNKIYFRSETFDQFTYVTGQETELKNVAKIEVYFEGTSNVDQLMQLLEPLDCKIIKTHMNIEILPYGSSKGRAIVWMIDHVYDENVTEDDIMVIGDSENDFSMFKRFYHSYVMDNAKAEVKSKANNITKAVTEHGLGYAILDYLEKLNKNNKN; this is translated from the coding sequence TAATTTAGATATTATTAAAAGAGATGATATAAGCTTTAATATTGCTACTGGCAATCCAATATGTCCAAGGATGTTAAAGTTAGCCAAATTAACTAATGCTGATTATGTAATTGGTTCTTCTGGTGTGCAAATTTATGATTTTAAAAATGCCAAATTTATAAAAGAAAAATATTTAGATAAAGAAACAGTTAAAACTATTTTTAAAATTTTTAAAGATTTAAATGTTTCAGCTGCTGCATGATCTAGTGAAATTTTTTATATTTTTAGAGAAGAAGATAAAGAATTTTTAAACAAAATTTATTTTAGAAGCGAAACTTTTGATCAATTTACATATGTAACTGGTCAAGAAACTGAATTAAAAAATGTTGCTAAAATAGAAGTATATTTTGAAGGTACTTCTAATGTCGATCAATTAATGCAACTTTTAGAACCTCTTGATTGCAAAATTATTAAAACACATATGAATATTGAAATTTTGCCTTATGGATCTTCAAAAGGTAGAGCAATTGTTTGAATGATTGATCATGTTTATGATGAAAATGTTACAGAAGATGATATTATGGTCATAGGCGATAGCGAAAACGATTTTTCAATGTTTAAACGTTTTTATCATTCATATGTTATGGATAATGCAAAAGCAGAAGTAAAAAGCAAGGCAAATAATATTACAAAAGCTGTAACAGAACATGGTTTAGGATATGCTATATTAGATTATTTAGAAAAATTAAATAAAAACAATAAAAATTAA